Proteins from a genomic interval of Bradyrhizobium sp. CCGB01:
- a CDS encoding DUF4403 family protein produces the protein MRLTLNFKTVLIAVAVLAASFFISLKAMDWLSPRATTTAPPVAQLPPLPPVSKSSIVVAPVAIAISAIREQAEKAAPRNFAGKADNPISQILENADIGWSAVRGPMAAAGDKDVLTISTPLNGKLNVTGSLSSKATGALGDALGSVLGGDAAKRIGAVNIKNLNASAEIKGNVVVTSRPKLAANWHLEPNLGAQVNLGDTNLNVSGAKVNVPAQVKPLIDKNVGEQINIVSERIRNDPSLRENAKLQWAKACRSIPLQGSSSSAALPPLWLEMKPTRAIAAQPRVDAQNVTLLLGLELETRVTSTSTKPDCPFPDKISIVPPTGTGVNIGVPIDVPFTEINKLIAAQMVGHTYPEDGSGPVDVTVKSVNVVPSGDRLLISLLVRAKEKKSWLGLGAEATVHIWGRPMLDQAQQTLRLADIQLAVESEAAFGLLGAAARAVVPQMQQALVQKATLDLKPIAANAREKIAAAIADYQKSEDGLKVDAKIDSLTLADIAFDSKTLRVVAEAGGTLNVSVTKLSGM, from the coding sequence ATGCGTCTGACGTTGAATTTCAAAACCGTCCTGATCGCCGTGGCGGTGCTCGCGGCGTCGTTTTTCATCAGCCTGAAAGCGATGGACTGGCTGTCGCCGCGCGCAACCACGACTGCGCCGCCGGTCGCGCAATTGCCGCCGCTGCCGCCGGTCTCGAAGAGCTCGATCGTGGTGGCGCCGGTTGCCATCGCGATATCGGCGATCCGGGAGCAGGCCGAGAAGGCCGCCCCGCGCAATTTCGCCGGCAAGGCCGACAACCCGATCTCGCAGATCCTGGAGAACGCCGACATCGGCTGGAGCGCCGTGCGCGGGCCGATGGCGGCCGCCGGCGACAAGGACGTGCTGACGATCTCGACGCCGCTCAATGGCAAGCTGAACGTGACGGGCTCGCTGTCGTCCAAGGCCACCGGGGCGCTCGGCGACGCGCTCGGCAGCGTGCTCGGCGGTGACGCAGCGAAACGGATCGGCGCGGTCAACATCAAGAATCTGAATGCGAGCGCCGAGATCAAGGGCAACGTGGTCGTCACCTCGCGCCCGAAGCTCGCGGCCAACTGGCATCTGGAACCCAATCTCGGCGCCCAGGTCAATCTCGGCGACACCAACCTCAACGTCTCCGGCGCCAAGGTCAACGTGCCGGCGCAGGTGAAGCCTCTGATCGACAAGAACGTCGGCGAGCAGATCAACATCGTCTCCGAGCGGATCCGCAACGATCCGTCGCTGCGGGAGAATGCGAAGCTGCAATGGGCTAAGGCCTGCCGCTCGATCCCGCTGCAAGGCTCGAGCTCTTCGGCCGCGCTGCCGCCGCTCTGGCTCGAGATGAAACCGACCCGCGCCATCGCGGCGCAGCCGCGCGTCGACGCGCAGAACGTGACGCTGCTGCTCGGCCTCGAGCTCGAGACACGCGTCACCTCGACGTCCACCAAGCCGGACTGCCCGTTCCCCGACAAGATCTCGATCGTGCCGCCGACCGGCACCGGCGTGAACATCGGCGTGCCGATCGACGTGCCCTTCACCGAGATCAACAAGCTGATCGCCGCGCAGATGGTCGGCCACACCTATCCCGAGGACGGCTCGGGCCCGGTCGACGTCACCGTCAAGAGCGTCAACGTGGTCCCGTCGGGCGACCGGCTGCTGATCTCGCTGCTGGTGCGCGCCAAGGAAAAGAAGAGCTGGCTCGGCCTTGGTGCCGAGGCGACCGTGCACATCTGGGGCCGGCCGATGCTCGACCAGGCGCAGCAGACGCTGCGGCTCGCCGACATCCAGCTCGCGGTGGAATCCGAGGCCGCCTTCGGCCTGCTCGGGGCCGCCGCACGCGCGGTGGTGCCGCAGATGCAGCAGGCGCTGGTGCAGAAAGCGACGCTCGACCTGAAGCCGATCGCCGCCAATGCGCGCGAGAAGATCGCGGCCGCGATCGCCGACTACCAGAAGAGCGAGGACGGCCTCAAGGTCGACGCGAAGATCGACAGCCTGACGCTCGCCGACATCGCCTTCGATTCAAAGACGCTGCGCGTGGTCGCGGAAGCCGGCGGCACGCTGAACGTGTCGGTGACGAAGCTGTCGGGGATGTGA
- a CDS encoding ABC transporter ATP-binding protein encodes MEAGMVTPAPALVRFSGIQKTYDGEHLVVKNLDLDIRKGEFITLLGPSGSGKTTTLMMLAGFEVPTHGEIYLADRSIKNVPPHKRDIGMVFQNYALFPHLTIAENIAFPLSVRKIDKSETQERVKAALRMIKMEPLAQRRPGQLSGGQQQRVALARALVFNPQLVLMDEPLGALDKRLREQMQLEIKQLHETMGITVVYVTHDQSEALTMSDRIAVFNDGIVQQIDKPDALYEHPVNSFVAHFIGENNVLAGTVETVEREYCRVVLTGGGAVTARAVNVSGVGASTSLSVRPERVAIIPDGTSSDGPNRLPAKVQNTIYLGDHALAVLDVAGNGEFMVKLQPGAHDSPRHGRLTPGESVFITFRPEDCLALDPV; translated from the coding sequence ATGGAAGCCGGCATGGTCACGCCTGCGCCGGCACTGGTGCGGTTTTCCGGCATTCAGAAGACCTATGATGGCGAGCACCTCGTGGTGAAGAACCTCGATCTCGACATCAGGAAGGGCGAGTTCATCACCCTGCTCGGTCCGTCGGGCTCGGGCAAGACGACCACGCTGATGATGTTGGCTGGCTTCGAGGTTCCGACCCATGGCGAGATCTACCTCGCTGACCGGTCGATCAAGAACGTGCCGCCGCACAAGCGCGACATCGGCATGGTGTTCCAGAACTATGCCCTGTTTCCGCACCTGACGATCGCGGAAAACATCGCCTTCCCGCTGTCCGTGCGCAAGATCGACAAGTCGGAAACGCAGGAGCGCGTCAAAGCGGCGCTGCGCATGATCAAGATGGAACCGCTGGCGCAGCGGCGGCCCGGGCAGCTGTCCGGCGGTCAACAGCAGCGCGTGGCGCTGGCCCGCGCGCTGGTTTTCAATCCGCAACTCGTGCTGATGGACGAGCCGCTTGGCGCTCTGGACAAGCGCCTGCGGGAGCAGATGCAGCTGGAGATCAAGCAACTGCACGAGACGATGGGCATCACCGTCGTCTACGTCACCCACGATCAGAGTGAAGCGCTCACCATGTCGGACCGCATCGCCGTATTCAACGACGGCATCGTGCAGCAGATCGACAAGCCCGACGCGCTGTATGAGCATCCGGTGAACAGCTTCGTTGCTCACTTCATCGGCGAGAACAATGTGCTGGCCGGCACCGTCGAGACGGTCGAAAGGGAATATTGCCGCGTCGTCCTGACAGGTGGCGGCGCCGTGACCGCACGGGCGGTTAATGTATCGGGTGTGGGCGCATCGACTTCGCTGTCGGTGCGGCCGGAGCGGGTCGCCATCATCCCGGATGGCACTTCCAGCGACGGACCGAACCGGCTGCCGGCCAAAGTGCAGAACACCATCTATCTCGGCGACCACGCGCTGGCCGTGCTCGATGTCGCCGGCAACGGGGAATTCATGGTCAAGCTTCAGCCGGGAGCGCATGACAGCCCGCGACATGGCCGCCTAACACCTGGCGAAAGCGTGTTCATTACGTTCCGCCCCGAGGACTGCCTGGCCCTCGATCCCGTCTGA
- a CDS encoding ABC transporter substrate-binding protein, translating into MLKRKTGKIALGFVAAFTASAALATVAQARDLTVVSWGGAYQDAQKKVYFEPFKKAAGVAMNDESWDGGVGVLRAKVQGGAATWDVVQVESDELAVGCEEGLFEKMDYTKIGGEAAYIPPSVNPCGVGAILYDFVLGYDKDKLKEPPKGWADFFDTKKIPGKRALRQGPKTTLEIALMADGVPPKDVYKVLATDEGVDRAFKKLDSIKGDLVWWKAGAQPPQLLASGEVAMTSVYNGRIDTANKSEKKNFGMVWDGALFTLDSWVILKGSPNKDAAYKFLDFAGKAENQSKLSENIAYGTSNKDAAGKLAPAVLKDLPTAPDNIKNAVEINVGFWLENIDRLTERFNKWAAK; encoded by the coding sequence ATGCTGAAGCGCAAGACTGGCAAGATTGCTCTGGGTTTCGTCGCGGCGTTCACTGCCAGCGCAGCGCTGGCCACGGTCGCGCAGGCGCGTGACCTCACCGTCGTGTCGTGGGGCGGCGCGTATCAGGACGCCCAGAAGAAGGTCTATTTCGAGCCGTTCAAGAAAGCAGCCGGCGTTGCGATGAACGACGAGTCCTGGGACGGCGGCGTCGGCGTGTTGCGCGCCAAGGTGCAGGGTGGCGCCGCCACCTGGGATGTCGTCCAGGTCGAGAGCGACGAACTCGCGGTCGGCTGCGAGGAAGGCCTGTTCGAGAAGATGGACTATACGAAGATCGGCGGCGAGGCCGCCTATATCCCGCCGTCCGTCAATCCCTGCGGCGTCGGCGCCATCCTCTACGATTTCGTACTCGGCTACGACAAGGACAAGCTGAAGGAGCCGCCCAAAGGCTGGGCCGACTTCTTCGACACCAAGAAGATTCCCGGCAAGCGCGCCTTGCGTCAGGGCCCGAAGACCACGCTTGAGATCGCCCTCATGGCCGACGGCGTTCCGCCGAAGGACGTCTACAAGGTGCTGGCGACCGACGAAGGCGTCGATCGCGCGTTCAAGAAGCTCGACAGCATCAAGGGTGACCTCGTCTGGTGGAAGGCCGGCGCGCAGCCGCCGCAATTGCTCGCCTCCGGCGAGGTGGCGATGACCTCGGTCTACAATGGCCGCATCGACACCGCGAACAAGAGCGAGAAGAAGAACTTCGGCATGGTGTGGGACGGAGCGCTCTTCACGCTCGACAGCTGGGTCATCCTGAAGGGCAGCCCGAACAAGGACGCCGCCTACAAATTCCTGGACTTCGCAGGCAAGGCGGAGAACCAGTCAAAACTGTCGGAGAACATCGCCTACGGCACCTCGAACAAGGACGCTGCCGGTAAGCTCGCGCCCGCCGTTCTGAAGGACCTGCCGACAGCGCCTGACAACATCAAGAACGCGGTCGAGATCAACGTTGGCTTCTGGCTCGAGAACATCGATCGCCTGACCGAGCGCTTCAACAAATGGGCGGCAAAATAG
- a CDS encoding ABC transporter permease, with protein MTAASANVSTEVPLKRRLKRAERARQVKALALVLPLLLFLLFTFAGPIAGMLWRAVDDREVRQVLPQTIAALASWDGKDLPNEAAYAALASDILAARASGTIAIAAKRLNYALNGFRTILISTARNLKAMPEPGTAAETLGKINPAWRERTTWTTIKNAGGPVTGFYLLAALDMTRNADGAIVAAPPDQAIYRDVFARTFLISLGVTALCLILGFPVAYLLAALPPGRSNLLMIFVLLPFWTSLLVRTCAWIVLLQSKGVVNDSLHWLGIIDEPLRLIYNRFGVCVAMTHVLLPFMILPLYSSMKAISPAYMRAAASLGAPPLTAFLRIYLPQTLPGIGAGSLLVFILALGYYITPALVGGAADQMISYFIALYTTETANWGLASALGAVLLLATLLLALVYGKLVQGQQVTGGMKN; from the coding sequence ATGACGGCAGCCTCCGCCAATGTATCGACAGAAGTGCCGCTCAAGCGCCGCCTGAAGCGGGCGGAGCGCGCACGACAGGTCAAGGCATTGGCACTGGTTCTGCCGCTTCTGCTGTTTCTGCTCTTCACTTTCGCAGGCCCGATCGCCGGCATGCTGTGGCGCGCGGTCGATGACCGCGAGGTGCGTCAGGTCCTGCCTCAAACGATCGCTGCACTCGCCAGTTGGGACGGCAAGGACCTGCCGAATGAGGCGGCCTACGCGGCGCTGGCAAGCGACATCCTGGCGGCGCGGGCCTCCGGCACCATCGCCATCGCGGCCAAACGGCTCAATTACGCCCTGAACGGCTTTCGTACGATCCTGATCAGCACGGCGCGCAATCTGAAGGCGATGCCGGAGCCCGGCACGGCCGCGGAGACGCTGGGCAAGATCAACCCGGCCTGGCGCGAACGCACCACCTGGACGACGATCAAGAACGCCGGCGGTCCGGTGACCGGCTTCTACCTTCTCGCGGCGCTCGACATGACGCGGAACGCGGACGGCGCGATCGTCGCAGCCCCACCGGATCAGGCCATCTACCGAGACGTTTTTGCGCGCACCTTCCTCATCAGCCTCGGTGTCACCGCGCTCTGCCTGATCCTCGGCTTCCCGGTCGCCTACCTGCTGGCGGCACTGCCGCCGGGCCGGTCGAACCTGCTGATGATCTTCGTCCTGCTGCCGTTCTGGACGTCGCTTCTGGTTCGCACCTGCGCCTGGATCGTGCTGTTGCAGAGCAAGGGCGTCGTGAACGACAGCCTGCACTGGCTTGGCATCATCGATGAGCCGTTGCGTCTGATCTACAACCGCTTCGGTGTCTGCGTGGCCATGACCCACGTTCTCCTGCCGTTCATGATCCTGCCGCTGTACAGCAGCATGAAGGCGATCTCGCCCGCTTACATGCGTGCCGCCGCCTCGCTCGGTGCGCCACCCCTCACCGCCTTCCTGCGGATCTACCTGCCTCAAACCCTGCCCGGCATCGGCGCGGGAAGCCTGCTCGTCTTCATCCTGGCGCTCGGCTACTACATCACGCCGGCGCTCGTCGGGGGCGCCGCCGACCAGATGATCAGCTACTTCATCGCGCTCTACACCACCGAGACGGCCAATTGGGGCCTTGCTTCGGCTTTGGGTGCGGTGCTGCTGCTGGCCACGCTTCTGCTCGCTCTCGTCTACGGCAAGCTGGTGCAGGGACAGCAGGTCACGGGAGGCATGAAGAATTGA
- a CDS encoding ABC transporter permease, whose protein sequence is MSDQSSLRTPSQRIAWTATIVISTLVFVFLIAPILAIMPLSFSSGSYLTYPLPGLSLRWYDDFINSPRWMNSLKNSMIIGVASTLLSMALGTLAALGLAQWKSRFKPLVLAFVLSPVVVPGVITAVGLYFFFAPIGLTGSYLGLILAHTALATPFVVITVGATLQSFDTNLARAAASLGASPLEAFRRVILPLILPGLASGALFAFATSFDEVVIVLFMAGPEQRTLPREMFSGIRENISPTITAAAVILTTVSVILLATLEGLRRRNERLKGNSA, encoded by the coding sequence TTGAGCGATCAATCCTCCCTCCGCACGCCCAGCCAGCGCATTGCGTGGACCGCGACCATCGTGATCTCCACGCTGGTGTTCGTCTTCCTGATCGCGCCGATCCTGGCGATCATGCCGCTGTCCTTCAGCTCGGGCTCGTACCTCACCTATCCGCTGCCGGGCCTCTCCCTGCGCTGGTACGACGACTTCATCAATTCGCCGCGCTGGATGAATTCGCTGAAGAACAGCATGATCATCGGTGTAGCCTCGACGCTGCTGTCGATGGCTCTCGGCACGCTGGCCGCGCTCGGGCTCGCGCAGTGGAAGAGCCGGTTCAAGCCACTCGTGCTGGCTTTCGTGCTGTCGCCGGTCGTCGTGCCCGGTGTCATCACCGCGGTCGGCCTGTATTTCTTCTTCGCGCCGATCGGACTGACCGGCAGTTATCTCGGCTTGATCCTGGCCCACACTGCGCTGGCGACGCCGTTTGTCGTGATCACGGTCGGCGCGACGCTGCAAAGCTTCGACACCAATTTGGCGCGCGCTGCCGCCTCGCTCGGCGCCTCGCCGCTTGAGGCGTTCCGCCGCGTGATCCTGCCGCTGATCCTGCCCGGCCTGGCGTCGGGTGCGCTGTTCGCTTTCGCGACCAGCTTCGATGAGGTGGTGATCGTGCTCTTCATGGCGGGTCCCGAACAGCGCACCCTGCCGCGCGAGATGTTCAGCGGCATCCGCGAGAACATCAGCCCGACCATCACGGCAGCGGCGGTGATTTTGACGACGGTCTCGGTCATCCTGCTCGCCACCCTCGAAGGCCTGCGCCGCCGCAACGAACGGCTCAAGGGCAACAGCGCCTGA
- a CDS encoding PRC-barrel domain-containing protein codes for MLMKSIAAGLAGTALLATVAFAQSPTATGDKMAPAATTTATTTTASGEWRASKMAGLKIYNEANENIGSINDLLMDKNGAVKIAVIGVGGFLGMGEHLVAVPYEKLKFVNQAVAYTGTGTNPGAKPAATTTTGAATGTDKPAATTTTSSSKWYPDHAVFNASKDELKNMPEFKYSE; via the coding sequence ATGTTGATGAAATCGATCGCCGCCGGCCTCGCCGGCACCGCGCTGCTTGCGACAGTTGCGTTCGCGCAATCGCCGACCGCCACCGGCGACAAGATGGCTCCTGCCGCCACCACCACGGCCACGACGACGACAGCGTCGGGCGAGTGGCGTGCCTCGAAGATGGCGGGCCTGAAGATCTACAACGAGGCCAACGAGAACATTGGCTCGATCAACGACCTGCTGATGGACAAGAACGGCGCCGTCAAGATCGCCGTGATTGGTGTCGGCGGCTTCCTCGGCATGGGCGAGCATCTGGTCGCCGTCCCCTACGAGAAGCTGAAGTTCGTCAACCAGGCCGTGGCCTATACCGGCACCGGCACGAACCCGGGTGCCAAGCCCGCCGCGACCACGACGACGGGCGCTGCGACCGGCACCGACAAGCCCGCTGCGACCACGACGACGTCCTCGTCGAAATGGTATCCGGACCACGCCGTGTTCAACGCCAGCAAGGACGAGCTGAAGAACATGCCCGAGTTCAAGTACTCGGAGTAA
- a CDS encoding response regulator, whose amino-acid sequence MAIPNPNILVVEDDRETRTLIAKYLRNNACNVTAVSDGREMSRAMADHRVDLIILDVMLPGEDGLSLCRKVRSEAQTPIIMLTARGEDVDRIVGLEMGADDYLPKPFNPRELLARINAVLRRQAAAQAASSIEGASTLAFEGWRIDLRLRELRNPEGARVAVTSAEFDLLRTFCERPGRVLSRDSLLDLTQGRNTGSFERSIDVLVSRIRRKIEPNPADPTIIKTVRSGGYLFTPRTEAVAAPLSS is encoded by the coding sequence ATGGCCATTCCCAATCCCAACATCCTGGTCGTCGAGGACGACCGCGAAACCCGGACGTTGATTGCGAAGTACCTGCGCAACAACGCCTGCAACGTCACCGCCGTGAGCGATGGCCGCGAGATGTCGCGTGCCATGGCCGATCACAGGGTCGACCTCATCATCCTCGACGTCATGCTGCCCGGCGAGGACGGCTTGAGCCTGTGCCGCAAGGTACGCTCGGAGGCGCAGACGCCGATCATCATGCTGACCGCGCGCGGCGAGGACGTCGATCGCATCGTCGGCCTCGAGATGGGCGCGGACGACTATCTGCCGAAACCCTTCAACCCGCGCGAGCTGCTCGCACGCATCAACGCGGTGCTGCGCCGCCAGGCCGCAGCTCAAGCGGCAAGCTCGATCGAGGGCGCCTCCACGCTCGCCTTCGAAGGCTGGCGCATCGATCTGCGCCTGCGCGAGCTGCGCAATCCGGAAGGCGCGCGCGTCGCGGTGACCAGCGCCGAGTTCGATCTCTTGCGGACCTTCTGCGAACGGCCCGGCCGCGTGCTGTCGCGCGACAGCCTGCTCGACCTCACGCAGGGCCGCAACACCGGCTCGTTCGAGCGCTCCATCGACGTGCTGGTGAGCCGCATCCGCCGCAAGATCGAGCCCAATCCGGCCGATCCGACCATCATCAAGACGGTGCGCTCCGGCGGCTATCTGTTCACGCCCAGGACCGAAGCGGTTGCGGCGCCTCTGAGCAGCTGA
- a CDS encoding ATP-binding protein, producing MKPFGFFHLKGIGGQIAALVLASTVALHLVVTTAFLITRPDRPDAPPDGARQLTDAALLLGSADASERPRLMADLTRAFPKLGLETIVPGTVATVDESEGMHVHGVRRHLGHAYKVTQLAPEGGARRIGVELPDGAMIAGHVEGGPRPWFWGAPWLVTLMTAFICISVLGLWAARALAAPLSSFARAAENFSLDGAADPLPERGPEEIRSVARALNRMHERIAGLMSDRTRMLAAISHDLRTPITRLRLRAEFIEDEGNRKRMLIDLDQMRSMLESVLSLLRNDRKIEAVTLVDIASTLQLIADQFGDMGHVVHYDGPASATAAARPDDLHRGVTNLVENAVRFGAEVTIRLDISGTTLVIDVEDDGPGISDARKQEMLEPFVRGDDARTMDDSTGFGLGLSIARAIALAHGGELSLHDRDPHGLIVRMQLPVWQQPRLAA from the coding sequence ATGAAGCCGTTCGGGTTTTTCCACCTCAAGGGTATCGGCGGGCAGATCGCCGCGCTGGTGCTGGCTTCGACCGTCGCGCTGCACCTCGTCGTCACCACCGCCTTCCTGATCACCCGGCCGGACCGCCCCGACGCGCCGCCGGATGGCGCCCGTCAATTGACCGATGCCGCGTTGCTGCTCGGCTCGGCCGATGCCAGCGAGCGGCCGCGCCTCATGGCGGATCTCACGCGCGCCTTCCCGAAGCTCGGCCTCGAGACCATCGTGCCCGGCACGGTGGCGACCGTCGACGAGAGCGAAGGTATGCACGTGCACGGGGTGCGCCGCCACCTCGGCCACGCCTACAAGGTGACGCAGCTCGCGCCCGAAGGCGGTGCGCGGCGCATCGGCGTGGAATTGCCCGACGGCGCCATGATCGCCGGCCATGTCGAGGGCGGGCCGCGGCCGTGGTTCTGGGGCGCACCGTGGCTGGTGACGCTGATGACCGCCTTCATCTGCATCAGCGTGCTGGGCCTGTGGGCGGCGCGCGCGCTGGCCGCGCCGCTGTCGTCCTTCGCCAGGGCCGCCGAGAACTTCAGCCTGGACGGGGCGGCCGATCCGCTGCCCGAGCGCGGCCCGGAGGAGATCCGCTCGGTCGCGCGCGCGCTCAACCGCATGCATGAGCGGATCGCAGGGCTGATGTCGGATCGCACCCGGATGCTGGCGGCGATCAGCCACGACCTGCGAACGCCGATCACGCGGCTGCGCCTGCGCGCCGAGTTCATCGAGGACGAGGGCAACCGCAAGCGCATGCTGATCGACCTCGACCAGATGCGGTCGATGCTGGAATCCGTGTTGTCGCTGCTGCGCAACGACCGCAAGATCGAGGCGGTGACGCTGGTCGACATCGCGAGCACGCTGCAGCTCATCGCCGACCAGTTCGGCGATATGGGCCATGTCGTGCACTATGACGGGCCCGCTTCGGCGACTGCCGCCGCGCGGCCCGACGATCTGCACCGCGGCGTCACCAATCTCGTCGAGAACGCGGTGCGCTTCGGCGCCGAGGTGACGATCCGCCTCGATATCTCGGGCACCACGCTCGTCATCGACGTCGAGGATGACGGCCCCGGCATCTCGGATGCACGCAAGCAGGAGATGCTGGAGCCGTTCGTGCGCGGCGACGACGCGCGCACCATGGACGATTCCACCGGCTTCGGGCTCGGTCTGTCGATCGCGCGCGCGATCGCGCTCGCCCATGGCGGCGAGCTGTCCTTGCACGACCGCGACCCGCACGGACTGATCGTGCGCATGCAGTTGCCGGTGTGGCAGCAGCCGCGGCTGGCCGCGTAG
- a CDS encoding lytic transglycosylase domain-containing protein has product MKILRIAVLAAAGLMMAQAANAGEAEYAEMVAAHARANGVPEALVHRVIMRESRYQPGLVGRGGTIGLMQIKLATARGVGYTGDAAGLRDPNTNLTYAVKYLAGAYHAANGDHARAVRYFAGGYYYVAKRQRQEQMVQQASADTWLEPNGNPQPMFGTAPHRKLAQRVRNARAQVSH; this is encoded by the coding sequence ATGAAAATTTTGCGTATTGCCGTGCTCGCTGCAGCGGGTCTGATGATGGCGCAGGCGGCGAATGCCGGCGAAGCCGAATACGCCGAGATGGTCGCGGCCCATGCCCGCGCCAATGGCGTGCCGGAGGCGCTGGTGCATCGCGTGATCATGCGCGAGAGCCGCTATCAGCCCGGGCTCGTCGGCCGTGGCGGCACCATCGGCCTGATGCAGATCAAGCTCGCGACCGCCCGCGGGGTCGGCTACACCGGCGACGCCGCCGGCCTGCGCGATCCCAACACCAACCTCACCTATGCCGTCAAATATCTCGCCGGCGCCTATCACGCCGCCAATGGCGACCACGCCCGAGCCGTGCGTTATTTCGCGGGCGGCTATTACTACGTCGCAAAGCGGCAGCGGCAGGAACAGATGGTGCAGCAGGCCAGCGCCGACACCTGGCTCGAGCCCAACGGCAATCCGCAGCCGATGTTCGGAACCGCGCCGCACAGGAAGCTTGCCCAGCGCGTCCGTAACGCGCGGGCGCAGGTTTCTCACTAA
- a CDS encoding FAD-dependent oxidoreductase, whose amino-acid sequence MLQTTKRPDSPVSIIGAGIAGAWQALLFAQAGHAVTLHERGDAAMTDSTSHWAGGMLAPWCEAEVAEPIISRLGQHSLDIWRRELPDTPFNGSLVVAHPRERNDFERFARMTEGHRRLDAAALAELEPSLEGRFRDALFFPTEGHVEPRRVLPKLHERIKAAGGTIKFSSDVSAADLEGIVIDCRGLGAREEQPELRGVKGEMILIETGEVQLSRPVRLIHPRWPLYVIPREDNLFMLGATSIEAEDTGVSVRSALELLGAAYAVHPAFGEARIVEFGSGLRPAYPDNLPRIGVRGGRISVNGLYRHGFLIAPALAELTLGYVERGQIDNEVMQCG is encoded by the coding sequence ATGTTGCAGACGACCAAGCGACCGGATTCCCCGGTATCCATCATCGGCGCAGGCATTGCAGGCGCCTGGCAGGCACTGTTGTTCGCGCAGGCCGGCCACGCCGTGACCCTACACGAGCGCGGTGACGCCGCGATGACCGATTCCACCAGCCATTGGGCCGGCGGCATGCTCGCGCCCTGGTGCGAGGCGGAGGTCGCCGAGCCCATTATCTCCCGGCTCGGCCAGCACTCCCTCGACATCTGGCGGCGCGAGCTGCCCGACACGCCCTTCAATGGTTCCCTGGTCGTCGCCCACCCGCGCGAGCGCAATGATTTTGAGCGTTTTGCGCGGATGACCGAAGGCCACCGCCGGCTCGATGCCGCGGCTCTTGCCGAGCTCGAGCCGTCGCTGGAGGGCCGATTTCGCGATGCGCTGTTCTTCCCGACCGAGGGCCATGTCGAGCCGCGCCGCGTGCTGCCGAAGCTGCACGAGCGCATCAAAGCTGCCGGCGGCACCATCAAGTTCTCCAGCGACGTCAGCGCCGCTGATCTGGAGGGCATCGTGATCGACTGCCGCGGCCTCGGCGCACGCGAGGAGCAGCCGGAGCTTCGCGGCGTCAAGGGCGAGATGATCCTGATCGAGACCGGCGAGGTGCAGCTTTCGCGCCCGGTGCGGCTGATCCATCCGCGCTGGCCGCTCTACGTCATCCCGCGCGAGGACAATCTGTTCATGCTGGGCGCGACCTCGATCGAGGCCGAGGACACCGGCGTCAGCGTGCGCTCGGCGCTGGAGCTGCTGGGCGCGGCCTATGCCGTGCATCCGGCTTTCGGCGAGGCGCGGATCGTCGAATTCGGCTCGGGTCTCAGGCCCGCCTACCCGGACAATCTGCCGCGCATCGGCGTGCGCGGCGGCCGGATCAGCGTCAATGGGCTCTACCGCCACGGCTTCCTGATCGCACCGGCGCTCGCCGAGCTGACGCTTGGCTATGTCGAGCGCGGCCAGATCGACAATGAGGTGATGCAATGCGGGTGA
- the thiS gene encoding sulfur carrier protein ThiS, producing MRVIVNGEQREVNSASVDALLSELDYEGTHFAIALNYDVVPKSRWAETHLKAGDEIEIITPRQGG from the coding sequence ATGCGGGTGATCGTCAACGGCGAGCAACGCGAGGTGAATTCAGCCAGCGTCGACGCGCTGCTGAGCGAGCTCGACTACGAAGGCACGCATTTCGCCATCGCGCTGAACTACGACGTCGTGCCGAAGAGCCGCTGGGCCGAGACCCACCTCAAGGCCGGCGACGAGATCGAGATCATCACGCCGCGGCAGGGAGGGTGA